A part of Rhopalosiphum maidis isolate BTI-1 chromosome 3, ASM367621v3, whole genome shotgun sequence genomic DNA contains:
- the LOC113558012 gene encoding LOW QUALITY PROTEIN: cytochrome P450 307a1-like (The sequence of the model RefSeq protein was modified relative to this genomic sequence to represent the inferred CDS: deleted 2 bases in 2 codons), whose translation MAAVSACRRPATGLSGPVAYPIIGALHAMDGHRDRPFRRFAELARQYGPVYAMTMGSMPCVIVNDYPSIKEVLITNGSKFGGRPDFLRYNVLFAGDRNNSLALCDWSWLQETRRKIARTYCSPKVCSSNYGLLDSIASDELEVFLKSLAAITVHGSERVVQVKQPLLMACANMFTRFMCSTQFDYGDHEFQTMVRTFDEIFWDINQGYAMDFLPWLKPFYVGHMRKLSTWSVYIRRFMMDAIVSKRSSYTKAVSATMDNDCQGNDDEDDVEEEPTDFTDALLINLRKEPRLQMDHVLFELEDFIGGHSAVGNMVMLTLSMVATRPHVAQAIRDEAQQVTGGQRLVRLYDKPNMPYTEATMFETLRVISSPIVPHVATEDTTIRGFKISKGTCVIINNYEINTSPAYWDNPSVFDPNRFIHHKSGAKSCIRKPEYFLPFSTGKRTCIGQQLVSGFGLVLLAGILQRYEVKATAELAIPEARLALPPDTYPLILTPLNGSL comes from the exons ATGGCAGCCGTGTCAGCGTGTCGTCGGCCGGCTACCGGGTTGAGCGGCCCGGTGGCTTACCCGATCATCGGAGCTCTGCACGCCATGGACGGGCACCGGGACAGGCCGTTCCGACGGTTTGCCGAGCTGGCCCGCCAGTACGGGCCCGTCTACGCCATGACCATGGGTTCGATGCCGTGCGTGATCGTCAACGATTATCCGTCCATCAAGGAAGTGCTCATCACCAACGGTTCCAAGTTTGGTGGCCGGCCCGACTTTCTCCGGTACAACGTGCTGTTCGCCGGCGACCGAAACAAct CGTTGGCATTGTGCGATTGGTCATGGCTTCAAGAGACCAGACGGAAGATTGCTCGAACATACTGTTCACCCAAAGTATGTTCGTCCAACTATGGACTGCTAGACTCTATAGCGTCTGATGAATTAgaagtgtttttaaaatcgttgGCC GCTATTACCGTTCACGGTTCTGAGCGTGTGGTGCAGGTGAAACAGCCTTTACTGATGGCCTGCGCAAACATGTTCACACGGTTCATGTGTTCGACACAATTTGATTACGGTGACCATGAGTTCCAGACCATGGTCCGAACGTTTGACGAGATATTTTGGGACATCAACCAAGGTTACGCGATGGACTTCTTACCGTGGTTAAAGCCATTTTACGTGGGCCACATGCGAAAGCTGTCTACATGGTCGGTGTACATTAGACGTTTCATGATGGATGCTATCGTATCAAAGAGGAGCAGCTACACAAAGGCTGTGTCAGCTACAATGGATAACGACTGCCAAGGTAATGATGACGAGGACGACGTCGAGGAAGAACCCACAGACTTTACGGATGCTCTACTCATAAACTTGCGCAAGGAGCCTAGGCTCCAAATGGACCACGTGTTGTTTGAACTGGAAGACTTCATCGGTGGTCATTCGGCCGTCGGCAACATGGTCATGCTCACCCTGTCCATGGTGGCCACAAGGCCACACGTGGCCCAGGCCATTCGAGACGAAGCCCAACAAGTCACTGGTGGCCAACGTTTGGTACGTCTCTATGACAAACCGAACATGCCATACACCGAGGCCACTATGTTCGAGACTCTGCGTGTCATTTCATCACCCATTGTGCCTCACGTGGCAACCGAGGACACTACCATCAGAG gattcaaaatatcaaaaggcACATGTGTAATCATTAACAACTATGAAATCAACACTAGTCCGGCA TACTGGGATAATCCTAGCGTATTCGACCCCAATCGTTTCATACATCACAAATCCGGGGCAAAGTCATGCATTCGAAAGCCGGAATATTTTCTGCCGTTCAGCACCGGTAAAAGGACGTGCATTGGACAGCAACTGGTTTCCGGATTCGGGCTAGTACTGCTAGCCGGCATACTACAGAGGTACGAAGTAAAGGCCACTGCTGAATTAGCGATACCCGAGGCGCGACTGGCTCTCCCACCCGACACGTATCCGTTGATATTGACACCGCTCAACGGATCTCTATAG
- the LOC113557269 gene encoding seipin — translation MKMFGLKRIVDEKVDKTVDMASDIVNCLLDTSYKGGLFSMIIVTIVWVSIFLYIAFYYAYMPSLMFSRPVHMQFKSCYSNKGLCDYPSAHVQLTKNHQLLMIGQKYKMTVYVELPESPVNEDIGMFMLCVRLGDKYGYLVSSSCRSSRLRYKSKLYRIIHTLFMIPFYLTGLSAEKQLIQLEMYTDFEEDQLHPVTDIYFEMLNHDIQIYSVKLNIIANLGGLRYLMFHWPITSACLGIGSNLLFVFFVFSMSWRHIYGSEVYKNESNDFLDRSEHLNEFDSEDESEESDDLCKKGFFPYTFSSSSLMIPEQ, via the exons ATGAAAATGTTTGGATTAAAGAGAATCGTCGACGAGAAGGTCGACAAAACCGTCGATATGGCCTCAGACATTGTTAACTGTTTGCTAGACACGTCGTATAAAGGTGGATTGTTCTCGATGATTATTGTTACCATCGTCTGGGtgtctatatttttgtatatagctTTCTATTATGCATACATGCCGTCTCTTATGTTCAGCCGTCCGGTTCACATGCAATTCAA ATCATGTTATAGTAATAAAGGTTTATGTGATTATCCATCAGCACATGTTCAGTTAACCAAAAACCATCAATTGTTAATGATTggtcaaaaatacaaaatgactGTTTATGTTGAGCTACCAGAATCGCCAGTTAATGAAGATATCG gaatGTTTATGCTTTGTGTCCGTCTGGGTGACAAATATGGCTATCTTGTATCGTCTTCCTGTCGATCCAGTAGATTAAGGTACAAAAGCAAACTGTATCGTATTATTCATACATTGTTCATGATACCATTTTACCTGACAGGATTATCCgcagaaaaacaattaatccAGTTAGAAATGTATACAGATTTTGAAGAAGACcaa TTACATCCAGTTACAGACATTTACTTTGAGATGTTAAATCatgatattcaaatttattctgtcaagttaaatattattgctaaCTTGGGCGGTTTACGTTACCTTATGTTTCATTGGCCGATAACGTCTGCTTGTCTAGGAATTGGATCAAATCtcctttttgtattttttgtgttttcaaTGTCATGGCGACATATATATGGATCTGaagtgtataaaaatgaatcaaatg aTTTTTTGGATCGTTCCGAACATTTGAATGAATTTGACTCTGAGGACGAATCTGAAGAATCAGATGATTTGTGTAAAAAAGGTTTTTTCccttatacattttcatctTCCAGCCTAATGATTCCTGagcaataa
- the LOC113555454 gene encoding LOW QUALITY PROTEIN: cathepsin B-like (The sequence of the model RefSeq protein was modified relative to this genomic sequence to represent the inferred CDS: deleted 1 base in 1 codon) translates to MPMIIYLLSVILLGAYLTEQREKANFLSREYIHKINSVAKTWTAGENFNPNTPKEVIFNLFGSKGVRTKGKSILGPEKTCDPMYPRWFFRTPKKFDARKYWRHCKTIGIVRDQGNCGSCWAFGTTGAFSDRLCIASNGRYNQLVSTEELTFCCRSCGYGCNGGLPIRAWLYFRSHGLVSGGNYNTTEGCQPYQVAPCHHHTRTEGSCESLPREKNHKCNKKCYGNKTIDYNSDHVKTKDAYYLSFDAIQNDVLTYGPVEASFLVYDDFLHYKSGVYSKTENATLLSGHSVKLIGWGVEDGVDYWLMVNSWGHEWGQNGLFKIRRGTNECGIDNSTTGGVPYT, encoded by the exons atgccaatgattatatatttgttgtcCGTAATTTTGCTCGGAGCTTACTTAACCGAACAACGAGAAAAAGCAAATTTTTTATCACgcgaatatattcataaaataaacagtgTCGCTAAGACATGGACG gcTGGTGAAAATTTTAATCCGAATACGCCAAAAgaagtaatttttaacttgtttGGTTCTAAAGGAGTTAGAACTAAGGGTAAATCAATTCTTGGTCCTGAAAAAACCTGCGATCCCATGTACCCCAGGTGGTTCTTCAGAACACCCAAGAAATTTGACGCGAGAAAATACTGGCGCCACTGCAAAACGATAGGCATAGTCCGCGATCAAGGAAACTGTGGTTCTTGTTGG GCTTTTGGCACC ACCGGAGCATTTTCGGACAGACTGTGTATAGCGTCAAACGGGAGATACAATCAACTCGTGTCCACCGAAGAGCTAACGTTCTGCTGTCGCAGTTGCGGTTACGGATGCAATGGAGGCCTCCCGATCCGAGCTTGGTTATATTTCAGAAGTCACGGCTTGGTGTCCGGCGGCAACTACAATACAACcgaa GGATGTCAACCGTACCAAGTTGCACCTTGTCATCATCATACAAGAACAGAAGGCTCGTGTGAAAGCCTTCCAAGAGAAAAGAATCATAAATGCAACAAAAAGTGTTACGGCAACAAAACGATCGATTATAACAGCGATCACGTGAAAA CTAAAGACGCGTATTACCTTTCATTCGACGCTATTCAAAATGACGTACTAACTTACGGGCCAGTCGAAGCATCGTTCTTAGTATACGACGATTTTTTGCACTACAAAAGTG GTGTTTACTCAAAAACTGAGAACGCGACATTATTATCAGGTCATTCTGTTAAGTTAATTGGCTGGGGAGTTGAAGATGGTGTAGACTATTGGTTAATGGTGAACTCTTGGGGCCATGAGTGGGGACAGAATGGGCTTTTCAAAATACGAAGGGGCACAAATGAATGCGGAATCGACAATTCAACCACCGGAGGTGTaccttatacttaa
- the LOC113559439 gene encoding cathepsin B-like codes for MVRIIFLTFVILFGVYLTEQASFLSQDYIDEINYVATTWRAGQNFHPNTPKEAILRLLGSRGVGAAAKTNGPYKTSDPNYVSENRIHKKFDARKYWRHCKTIGAVRDQGNCGSCWAFGTTGAFADRLCVATNGDYNQLVSAEELAFCCHTCGFGCKGGYPIKAWEYFKRHGVVSGGNYNTTDGCQPYQVPPCLHHQEGEGSCDSQPRESNHKCSKRCYGNETINYNSDHVKTRDAYYLTYDSIQKDVQTYGPIEASFDVYDDFLNYKSGVYAKTENATYLGGHAVKLIGWGVEHGVSYWLMLNSWGYEWGQNGLFKIQRGTNECGIDNSTTGGVPYI; via the exons ATGGTtaggattatatttttaactttcgtAATTTTGTTTGGTGTTTACTTAACAGAACAAGCATCATTTTTATCACAAGATTACATTGATGAAATAAACTATGTAGCTACAACATGGAGA GCTGGTCAAAATTTTCATCCAAATACACCAAAAGAAGCAATTTTGAGGTTGTTGGGTTCTAGAGGAGTTGGAGCTGCTGCTAAAACAAACGGTCCATATAAAACCAGCGATCCCAATTACGTATCGGAGAACAGAATTCACAAGAAATTTGACGCGAGAAAATATTGGCGCCACTGTAAAACGATAGGCGCAGTTCGCGATCAAGGAAACTGCGGTTCTTGTtgg GCTTTTGGCACTACAGGGGCATTCGCAGACAGACTTTGCGTGGCAACAAATGGAGATTACAATCAACTCGTGTCCGCTGAAGAGCTAGCTTTTTGCTGTCATACTTGTGGTTTTGGATGTAAAGGAGGTTACCCGATTAAAGCTTGGGAGTATTTTAAAAGACACGGCGTTGTTAGTGGTGGCAACTACAACACTACcgat GGATGTCAACCGTACCAAGTTCCGCCTTGTCTTCATCATCAAGAAGGAGAAGGTTCGTGTGATAGCCAACCAAGAGAAAGCAATCATAAATGCTCCAAACGTTGTTACGGTAACGAAACGATCAATTACAACAGTGATCACGTGAAGA CTAGAGACGCGTATTACCTTACATACGACTCTATTCAAAAGGACGTGCAAACTTACGGGCCAATCGAAGCATCATTCGATGTATACGACgactttttgaattacaaaagtg GGGTTTACGCAAAAACTGAAAACGCGACATATTTAGGAGGACATGCTGTTAAGTTAATTGGATGGGGAGTCGAGCATGGTGTAAGTTATTGGTTAATGCTCAACTCTTGGGGTTATGAATGGGGACAAAATGgacttttcaaaatacaaaGGGGCACAAATGAATGCGGAATCGACAATTCAACTACCGGGGGAGtaccttatatataa